In one Trichlorobacter lovleyi SZ genomic region, the following are encoded:
- the nifD gene encoding nitrogenase molybdenum-iron protein alpha chain: MSDKIRKIEGITKESTEALIAETLSVYPEKARKKRAPHIGANDQGSGSACVKSNKKTVPGVMSARGCAYAGAKGVVWGPIRDMVHVSHGPVGCGWYSWGTRRNMVSGIVGVTSFPMQFTSDFQEKDIVYGGDKKLKTLLEEAHDLFPLAKGISVLSECPVGLIGDDINSVAKTSAKELDLPIIPCNCEGFRGVSQSLGHHISNDTIRDYIIGTREYAEPESPYDIALIGEYNIGGDAWSTKPLLEECGFNVKAVWTGDGELEKIAATHTVKLNVIHCYRSMNYMCKVMEEKFGIPWIELNFFGPTKIKESLRKLAALFDDTIKEKVEAVIAKYDPIMQGIIEQYKPRLDGKKVMLLVGGLRPRHTIGAYEDLGMDCIGSGYEFAHTDDYDRTAPEMPDATVVYDDPSEYEFEKFADALKPDLIGSGIKEKYVFQKMGIPFRQMHSWDYSGPYHGYKGFEVFARDVDMAINSPTWKLVQSPF; this comes from the coding sequence ATGTCAGACAAGATACGTAAAATAGAGGGCATCACCAAAGAATCCACCGAGGCGCTGATAGCTGAAACCTTGTCGGTGTATCCGGAAAAGGCCAGAAAAAAACGCGCTCCGCATATCGGTGCCAACGACCAGGGATCAGGTTCAGCCTGTGTCAAGTCCAACAAGAAGACGGTTCCCGGCGTTATGTCTGCCCGTGGCTGCGCCTACGCAGGTGCCAAAGGGGTGGTTTGGGGACCGATCCGCGACATGGTTCACGTTTCCCACGGCCCGGTTGGCTGCGGCTGGTATTCATGGGGTACCCGGCGTAACATGGTAAGCGGCATTGTCGGCGTTACCAGTTTTCCGATGCAGTTCACCTCCGACTTCCAGGAAAAGGATATTGTCTACGGTGGCGATAAAAAGCTGAAGACCCTGCTGGAAGAGGCCCACGACCTGTTTCCGCTGGCCAAAGGGATCTCGGTACTGTCCGAATGCCCGGTCGGCCTGATCGGTGACGACATCAACTCCGTGGCCAAGACTTCTGCCAAGGAGCTGGATCTGCCGATCATCCCCTGTAACTGCGAAGGTTTCCGTGGTGTTTCCCAATCACTTGGCCACCACATCAGTAACGACACCATCCGTGACTATATCATCGGCACCCGTGAGTACGCCGAACCTGAATCGCCCTATGACATCGCTCTGATCGGTGAATACAACATCGGTGGTGACGCCTGGTCCACCAAGCCGCTGTTGGAAGAGTGTGGCTTTAACGTCAAAGCGGTCTGGACCGGCGATGGTGAACTGGAAAAGATTGCGGCCACCCATACCGTAAAGCTCAACGTAATCCACTGTTACCGTTCCATGAACTATATGTGCAAGGTGATGGAAGAAAAATTCGGCATTCCCTGGATTGAGCTGAACTTCTTCGGCCCGACCAAGATCAAGGAAAGCCTGCGTAAGCTGGCAGCCCTGTTTGACGACACCATCAAGGAGAAGGTTGAGGCGGTAATCGCCAAGTATGATCCGATCATGCAGGGAATTATCGAGCAGTACAAGCCACGCCTGGACGGCAAAAAGGTAATGCTGCTTGTGGGTGGTCTCCGTCCACGTCACACCATCGGCGCCTACGAAGATCTTGGCATGGACTGCATCGGTTCCGGCTATGAATTTGCCCACACCGATGACTATGACCGTACCGCACCCGAGATGCCTGATGCCACGGTGGTGTACGACGATCCATCCGAATACGAGTTTGAAAAGTTTGCCGATGCCCTGAAGCCGGACCTGATCGGCTCCGGTATCAAGGAAAAATATGTCTTCCAGAAAATGGGCATTCCGTTCCGTCAGATGCACAGCTGGGACTACTCCGGCCCCTACCACGGCTACAAAGGCTTTGAGGTATTTGCACGCGACGTGGATATGGCAATCAACAGCCCGACCTGGAAGCTGGTGCAGTCACCATTCTAA
- the nifH gene encoding nitrogenase iron protein codes for MRQIAIYGKGGIGKSTTTQNTVAGLASIGKKVMIVGCDPKADSTRLILHAKAQNTVMDLVRELGTVEDLELEEVMKVGYGDVKCVESGGPEPGVGCAGRGVITAINFLEENGAYTPDLDFVFYDVLGDVVCGGFAMPIREGKAEEIYIVCSGEMMAMYAANNIAKGILKYASSGKVRLGGLICNSRNTDREDELIEALAARLGTQMIHFVPRDNQVQRAELRRMTVIEYSPDHKQANEYRTLAQKIADNKMLVVPTPLEMEELEDLLMEFGIMEVDDEENVGKVEGAA; via the coding sequence ATGAGACAGATAGCTATTTACGGCAAAGGCGGCATCGGCAAATCAACCACCACACAAAACACGGTGGCAGGCCTGGCATCCATCGGCAAGAAGGTCATGATAGTCGGTTGCGACCCCAAGGCAGACTCCACCCGTCTGATCCTGCATGCCAAGGCACAGAATACGGTTATGGACCTGGTTCGTGAACTGGGTACGGTTGAAGACCTTGAGCTGGAAGAAGTGATGAAGGTCGGCTACGGCGATGTAAAGTGTGTCGAGTCCGGCGGACCTGAGCCTGGCGTTGGTTGTGCAGGCCGTGGTGTTATTACCGCCATCAACTTTCTGGAGGAAAACGGTGCCTATACCCCTGACCTTGATTTTGTTTTCTATGACGTGCTTGGTGACGTTGTCTGCGGCGGTTTCGCCATGCCGATCCGTGAAGGCAAGGCAGAAGAGATCTACATTGTCTGCTCCGGCGAAATGATGGCCATGTACGCTGCCAACAACATTGCCAAAGGTATTCTGAAATATGCCTCCTCCGGCAAGGTCCGCCTGGGCGGCCTGATCTGTAACTCCCGCAACACTGACCGCGAAGACGAACTGATTGAGGCTTTGGCTGCCCGTCTCGGCACCCAGATGATCCATTTTGTCCCCCGTGACAATCAGGTCCAACGGGCCGAGCTGCGCCGGATGACCGTTATTGAATACTCTCCTGACCACAAGCAGGCCAACGAATACCGTACCCTGGCCCAGAAAATTGCCGACAACAAGATGCTGGTAGTGCCTACTCCGCTTGAGATGGAAGAGCTGGAAGACCTGCTGATGGAGTTCGGCATCATGGAAGTGGATGATGAAGAAAACGTCGGCAAAGTGGAAGGCGCAGCCTAG
- a CDS encoding zinc ribbon domain-containing protein, with translation MLLDLCPKCSHILSAPATSCPHCGVIFAKLAQAEARKKQADQPPEDSALKQLFLYAKPEEHAVVIGFKAVLLIILVACGLKLIFTPILAFPQTSWLLHSVNLVFHEAGHLFFSPFGRFLQVLGGTLGQLIIPTVVICTFLWQRDTFGAAVGTWWLGESLLDIAPYINDARAGQLILLGGVTGSEVEDYHDWEVLLTKLNMMQYDHTLARLSFGIGSLLMLIAMLWGSLLLWKGWQTRSKG, from the coding sequence ATGCTGTTGGATCTCTGCCCAAAATGTTCCCATATTCTTTCAGCACCAGCCACCAGCTGCCCCCATTGCGGGGTGATCTTTGCCAAACTGGCCCAGGCAGAGGCACGCAAGAAACAGGCTGATCAGCCGCCTGAAGATAGTGCACTCAAGCAGCTGTTCTTGTATGCAAAGCCGGAAGAGCATGCTGTTGTGATTGGCTTCAAGGCAGTTTTGCTGATCATACTGGTGGCATGCGGGCTTAAACTCATCTTCACGCCGATCCTGGCTTTTCCGCAAACCAGCTGGTTGCTGCACAGTGTCAACCTGGTCTTTCACGAAGCTGGCCACCTCTTTTTCAGCCCATTCGGGCGTTTTCTGCAGGTACTGGGGGGAACCCTGGGCCAGTTGATTATTCCAACAGTGGTAATCTGCACATTTCTCTGGCAGCGCGACACCTTTGGCGCAGCTGTCGGCACCTGGTGGCTGGGGGAGAGCCTGCTTGATATTGCCCCCTATATCAATGATGCCCGGGCCGGCCAGCTGATCCTGCTGGGAGGAGTCACCGGCAGTGAGGTTGAGGATTATCATGACTGGGAAGTGCTGCTGACCAAACTGAACATGATGCAATACGACCATACCCTGGCCCGCCTTTCCTTCGGCATCGGCAGCCTGCTGATGCTTATTGCCATGCTCTGGGGCAGCTTGCTGCTCTGGAAAGGCTGGCAGACACGCAGCAAGGGATAA
- a CDS encoding MaoC family dehydratase, with product MSAAEQLLAFYQQQKGQEIAVGEWLLIDQARIDAFAQATGDLQWIHIDPQRAAQESPYKSTIAHGFLTLSLLPLLTQANAAGQFEKNYPGMRLRVNYGLNKVRFPAPVKPGDRLRAHTTIQDATMAGNGVEIIYLLTIEIDGNDKPACVAEQVIRVYP from the coding sequence ATGTCTGCAGCAGAACAGCTTCTGGCGTTCTATCAACAACAGAAGGGCCAGGAGATTGCGGTTGGAGAGTGGCTGTTGATCGATCAGGCCAGGATTGACGCCTTTGCCCAGGCCACCGGTGACCTGCAGTGGATACATATTGATCCGCAACGGGCAGCTCAGGAATCCCCCTACAAGAGCACCATTGCCCATGGCTTCCTGACCCTGTCACTGCTGCCGCTGCTGACCCAGGCCAATGCAGCAGGACAGTTTGAAAAAAACTATCCGGGCATGCGGCTGCGGGTCAATTACGGCCTGAACAAGGTCCGCTTTCCTGCTCCGGTCAAGCCGGGTGACCGGCTCCGTGCCCATACCACAATACAGGATGCAACCATGGCCGGAAACGGGGTTGAGATTATCTACCTGTTGACCATAGAGATCGACGGCAACGACAAGCCTGCCTGTGTTGCTGAGCAGGTCATCAGAGTCTACCCTTGA
- the queF gene encoding preQ(1) synthase: MKLHEGLKTLGEGKATTYSYDAPDAGLLEWFPSPYVDPELNPCGCTGTLHISCPEFTCLCPMTGQPDFGTIIIDYQPDQRCVESKSLKLYLGSFRMHGEFHEAGVNRICNDLVKLLDPVWLTVKGEFTPRGGIPFWPTAEYRKG, from the coding sequence ATGAAACTGCACGAAGGATTGAAGACACTGGGGGAAGGAAAGGCAACCACCTACAGCTATGATGCGCCTGATGCCGGGCTGTTGGAGTGGTTTCCCTCGCCCTATGTCGACCCGGAACTGAACCCCTGCGGTTGCACCGGGACGCTGCACATCAGCTGTCCTGAGTTTACCTGCCTCTGTCCCATGACCGGCCAGCCTGATTTTGGCACCATCATTATTGATTATCAACCGGACCAGCGCTGTGTGGAGAGCAAGAGCCTCAAGTTGTATCTGGGATCGTTCAGGATGCACGGTGAGTTCCACGAGGCCGGGGTCAACCGGATCTGCAATGATCTGGTCAAGCTGCTTGATCCGGTCTGGCTGACCGTCAAGGGAGAATTTACCCCGCGGGGGGGGATACCGTTCTGGCCAACGGCAGAGTATCGGAAGGGATAA
- a CDS encoding DUF4337 domain-containing protein, giving the protein MPHKETREEKERWQNWLALSTAIMAVLAALTTLYMGKYSSRAIMSQGLESDQWAHYQAKSIKGHTFEISRQALELQYRSQKGLAAEVAADYETTLKKYADETKRYDSEKKEIKAKAEQIAKAKHTAQDMGGNFAYALIFLQIAIMLSSLSSLTKKKYLWYIALAANLGWIFFFLDGWLLFY; this is encoded by the coding sequence ATGCCGCACAAGGAAACCAGGGAAGAAAAAGAACGCTGGCAAAACTGGCTGGCATTGTCCACCGCTATCATGGCGGTACTGGCAGCCCTGACCACCCTCTACATGGGCAAGTACTCCTCGCGGGCCATCATGTCCCAAGGGCTGGAGAGCGACCAGTGGGCTCACTATCAGGCCAAGAGCATCAAAGGGCATACCTTTGAGATCAGCAGGCAGGCGCTTGAGCTGCAGTACCGTTCTCAAAAGGGATTAGCAGCAGAGGTTGCGGCTGACTACGAAACAACCCTCAAAAAATATGCTGACGAGACCAAACGTTATGATAGCGAGAAAAAAGAGATCAAGGCCAAGGCAGAACAGATCGCCAAGGCAAAGCATACGGCTCAGGATATGGGGGGCAACTTTGCCTATGCCCTGATCTTCCTGCAGATCGCCATCATGCTCTCATCCCTTTCCAGTCTGACCAAAAAGAAATACCTCTGGTACATCGCACTGGCTGCCAACCTGGGCTGGATCTTCTTTTTTCTGGATGGTTGGCTCTTGTTTTATTGA
- a CDS encoding TerC family protein: MDWLTDPQAWLALLTLTALEIVLGIDNIIFISILTGKLPEHQREKAQKIGLSLAMITRILLLFSLAWIMKLTAPFFFIFNHGVSGRDLILIIGGLFLLAKSTMEIHDKLEGEEHHADGGKGAAAFNSVLIQIMFLDIVFSLDSVITAVGMARQLGVMVTAVVISVGIMLFFAGSVSRFVDRHPTVKVLALSFLLMIGVALIADGLSFHIPKGYIYFAMAFSVFVEMINIKVRSSSEKPVKLRQQLVGEIDELD, from the coding sequence ATGGATTGGCTGACTGATCCCCAGGCCTGGCTGGCCCTCTTGACCCTGACCGCCCTTGAGATCGTACTGGGCATCGACAACATCATCTTTATCAGCATCCTGACCGGGAAACTGCCGGAGCACCAGCGGGAAAAGGCTCAAAAAATCGGGCTTTCGCTGGCCATGATCACCCGCATCCTGCTGCTTTTCTCACTGGCCTGGATCATGAAACTGACCGCACCGTTCTTTTTCATCTTCAATCACGGTGTCTCGGGCCGTGACCTGATCCTGATCATTGGCGGCCTGTTTCTGCTGGCCAAGAGCACCATGGAGATTCACGACAAGCTGGAGGGGGAGGAACACCATGCCGACGGAGGCAAGGGAGCCGCCGCATTCAACAGCGTGCTGATCCAGATCATGTTTCTGGACATCGTATTCTCGCTGGATTCGGTCATTACAGCGGTGGGTATGGCCCGCCAACTGGGGGTGATGGTAACCGCCGTGGTGATCTCGGTGGGAATCATGCTGTTCTTTGCCGGATCGGTCAGCCGCTTTGTGGATCGCCACCCGACGGTCAAGGTGCTGGCCTTGTCGTTTCTGCTGATGATCGGAGTGGCCCTGATCGCCGACGGCCTCTCATTCCATATTCCCAAGGGCTATATCTACTTTGCCATGGCCTTCTCGGTCTTTGTGGAGATGATCAATATCAAGGTACGCAGCAGCTCTGAAAAACCGGTCAAGCTGCGGCAGCAGCTGGTCGGGGAGATTGACGAACTGGATTAA
- a CDS encoding YkgJ family cysteine cluster protein has product MGLFQRNRKKLHGILLDHPEDGNERCASCDASCCQGFPSVELTAEEYAGLQQLGAKRLEFTLNGHYYLMIELGCEFLVGNRCGIYHHRPAICRRFTCTDLNKKEP; this is encoded by the coding sequence ATGGGGCTTTTTCAGCGCAATCGCAAAAAGCTGCACGGCATCCTGTTGGATCACCCGGAGGACGGGAATGAGCGCTGCGCCAGCTGCGATGCTTCCTGCTGCCAGGGTTTTCCCAGCGTAGAGCTGACTGCTGAAGAGTATGCCGGCCTGCAGCAGTTGGGGGCAAAACGGCTTGAATTTACCCTGAATGGCCACTATTATCTGATGATTGAACTTGGCTGTGAATTTCTGGTTGGCAACCGTTGCGGCATTTACCACCACCGCCCGGCGATCTGCCGCCGCTTCACCTGCACCGACCTCAACAAAAAAGAACCCTGA
- a CDS encoding 1,4-dihydroxy-6-naphthoate synthase: MKNPLTLGFSPCPNDTFMFYPLVHGLVDTGGYSFNERLEDVETLNRLAVKGVLDVTKVSYAALGHFREQYALLRAGSALGRGCGPLLVAKEPLDPAALQGKTIAIPGRYTTAHLLMRLYAPGLTTFLEMPFHEIMDAVMTGRADAGVIIHESRFTYQGFGLHQLVDLGEWWENETGLPIPLGGIVAKRSLGADTIRAIEQALADGVEYARNNPAAATQYIREHAQEMNEQVCAAHIGLYVNDFSQQLGAEGEQAIAELLRRAEAAGLVPASEAPLFI; the protein is encoded by the coding sequence ATGAAGAACCCCTTAACCCTTGGATTTTCCCCTTGTCCCAACGACACCTTCATGTTCTATCCGCTGGTGCATGGCCTGGTGGATACCGGCGGCTACAGCTTCAACGAGCGGCTGGAGGATGTGGAGACCCTCAACCGGCTGGCCGTGAAAGGGGTACTGGATGTGACCAAGGTCTCCTATGCCGCCCTGGGGCACTTCCGCGAACAGTACGCCCTGCTGCGGGCCGGCAGCGCCCTGGGGCGCGGCTGCGGGCCGCTGCTGGTGGCTAAGGAACCGCTTGATCCTGCTGCGCTGCAGGGCAAGACCATTGCCATTCCGGGCCGCTACACCACGGCCCACCTGCTGATGCGTCTGTATGCCCCCGGTCTGACCACCTTTCTGGAGATGCCGTTCCATGAGATCATGGATGCGGTCATGACCGGGCGGGCCGACGCCGGGGTGATCATCCACGAATCCCGCTTTACCTATCAGGGCTTTGGCCTGCACCAGCTGGTGGATCTGGGAGAGTGGTGGGAGAACGAGACCGGCCTGCCGATCCCCCTGGGCGGGATTGTGGCCAAACGCAGCCTGGGGGCTGACACCATCCGCGCCATTGAACAAGCCCTGGCCGATGGTGTGGAGTATGCCCGTAACAATCCTGCGGCAGCCACCCAATATATCCGGGAGCATGCCCAGGAGATGAATGAACAGGTCTGCGCTGCCCATATCGGGCTGTATGTCAATGACTTCTCGCAGCAGTTGGGAGCAGAGGGAGAGCAGGCCATTGCCGAGCTGCTGCGCCGGGCTGAGGCGGCCGGGCTGGTACCTGCATCGGAGGCGCCGCTATTCATCTAG
- a CDS encoding YaiI/YqxD family protein, whose translation MTIWIDADACPRVIKEIVFRASERLNLPVMLVANKPLAKHHAGLISSVVVDDGPDVADDYIAEQATAQDLVITADIPLAARIVAKGAVGIDPRGELYNEDNVGERLSMRDLMQSLRSEGLVQGGPAQFGMTDRQRFASSLDRVLTRMMREAKKQ comes from the coding sequence ATGACCATCTGGATTGATGCCGACGCCTGCCCGCGGGTGATCAAGGAGATCGTCTTCCGGGCCTCGGAACGGTTGAATCTGCCGGTCATGCTGGTAGCCAACAAGCCGCTTGCCAAGCACCACGCAGGGCTGATCAGCTCAGTGGTGGTGGATGACGGGCCTGACGTTGCTGATGACTATATTGCAGAACAGGCAACTGCCCAGGATCTGGTGATTACGGCCGACATCCCGCTGGCAGCACGGATTGTGGCCAAAGGGGCAGTGGGGATCGACCCGCGGGGTGAGCTGTACAACGAAGACAATGTGGGGGAACGGCTCTCCATGCGCGACCTGATGCAGTCGCTGCGGAGTGAGGGGCTGGTGCAGGGCGGCCCGGCCCAGTTCGGCATGACCGACCGCCAGCGCTTTGCCTCATCACTGGATCGGGTATTGACCCGGATGATGAGAGAAGCAAAAAAACAGTAA
- a CDS encoding aminopeptidase encodes MQTYHPSFRSLFSTNMGYRSNERILVFSDLIRSNETISEADRDRRIRLHATARELADFAAQQYGNASFADFPATPASGAEPPLALWAAVFGDDIIEQLETTGLMGPLLEKSIDPVGLERARTIVAAGKEAVANIIIALSNNSSSHTNFRKLACHAGARFASLPHFDPEMFGSSMTVDWHALAARTNRLVEAVNRAEWVYVECPNGTVMHICKKGRHAEGDDGLLTADGTFGNLPAGEAYLAPLEGESHGTMVIEWGPTAKLQSPLTLTIADGKVVRIEGNDPLRQRLETKFAENPNCRNLAELGIGTNDKASRPDNVLEAEKILGTIHLALGDNTGFGGTVAAPFHEDYVFYQPTLTLVMPDGSQEIIIDNGQLQL; translated from the coding sequence ATGCAAACCTACCATCCGTCATTCAGATCACTCTTCAGCACCAACATGGGCTACCGCAGCAATGAACGAATCCTGGTCTTCAGCGACCTGATCCGCAGCAATGAGACCATCAGCGAGGCAGACCGCGACCGCCGCATCCGGCTGCATGCCACGGCCCGGGAACTGGCCGATTTTGCCGCGCAGCAGTATGGCAACGCCTCCTTTGCGGATTTCCCCGCCACCCCGGCTTCCGGCGCAGAACCGCCGCTGGCGCTCTGGGCTGCCGTGTTTGGTGACGACATCATCGAACAGCTTGAGACCACCGGCCTGATGGGGCCGCTGCTTGAAAAGAGCATTGACCCTGTTGGGCTGGAGCGGGCCCGCACCATTGTGGCGGCCGGTAAAGAGGCTGTCGCCAATATCATCATCGCCCTGTCCAACAACTCCAGCAGTCACACCAACTTTCGCAAGCTGGCCTGCCATGCCGGGGCGCGCTTTGCCTCCCTGCCTCATTTTGATCCGGAGATGTTCGGCAGCTCCATGACCGTGGACTGGCACGCCCTGGCTGCACGGACCAACCGTCTGGTGGAAGCGGTCAACCGGGCCGAGTGGGTCTATGTTGAATGCCCCAACGGCACGGTGATGCATATCTGCAAAAAAGGGCGCCATGCCGAAGGGGATGATGGACTGCTGACGGCTGACGGCACCTTTGGTAACCTTCCGGCCGGCGAGGCCTATCTGGCACCGCTTGAAGGGGAGAGTCACGGCACCATGGTGATTGAGTGGGGCCCAACCGCCAAACTGCAAAGCCCGCTGACCCTGACCATTGCCGACGGCAAGGTGGTTCGGATTGAAGGCAATGATCCGCTGCGGCAGCGCCTGGAGACCAAGTTTGCCGAAAACCCCAACTGCCGCAACCTGGCAGAACTGGGGATCGGCACCAACGACAAGGCCAGCCGACCGGACAACGTCCTGGAGGCGGAGAAGATTCTGGGCACCATCCACCTGGCCCTGGGGGACAACACCGGCTTTGGCGGCACGGTGGCGGCGCCGTTCCATGAAGATTATGTCTTTTATCAGCCAACCCTGACCCTGGTCATGCCGGACGGCAGCCAGGAGATCATCATTGACAACGGGCAACTGCAGCTATGA
- a CDS encoding dihydropyrimidine dehydrogenase subunit A, which yields MAQVVFSTWGSSVVDNRNVTGEPAAASYRLPVAFDGQQPLRAFMGWDGIIVFDKDVDVPAMAAEYMQRVQTMYCCGKCTPGKKGTKVLADLLQKVIKGEAKPGDLDQVADLNALLQNCKCTLCPSSTKPVLDAVTYYRADFEALCDGSRKPKNERYLHKITAPCMDKCPAHIDIPKYVEEIKNYQYSDALATIRENMPLPAVCGRVCPHPCETACRRKNVDDAINIMVLKRSASDFEWMHKLQHPANTVPMKDKTVGIVGAGPAGLAAAYYLALQGYRSTIYETLPEGYGGGMVAVGIPAYRMPRHLLQRDIDIIQSMGVEIVYNCRVGQDISLAELKAKHTAVFLAPGAHRSKPMGVEGEDAGYKGFLKGGIDFLRDAYMHRPTGMGKKVVVVGGGNTAIDCVRVALREGCEASYLVYRRSRKEMPADVWEVDGADEEGVQFEFQVLPTKIIANADNQVTGVECVRMALGEPDASGRRRPEPVPGSEFIIECDTVIPAIGQDMDLSFIPPDMGIDITKWNTVVTKYLPIKDAAGKGLNDSMGNPLVRTLMTDCDGVFAGGDAEIGPLTVVACVGNAHRAANVMVRWMEEGKAYLTEQEIFEDLLTYLGVYDKNEPVAWLDSADRANQKEVHGRERASKGNYSEVELGFADSVAQAEADRCLRCYRMAMVAL from the coding sequence GTGGCACAGGTCGTTTTTTCAACATGGGGTAGTTCAGTCGTTGACAACAGGAATGTCACCGGTGAACCGGCAGCAGCCAGTTATCGTCTGCCGGTGGCCTTTGACGGGCAGCAGCCGTTGCGGGCCTTTATGGGCTGGGACGGCATCATCGTCTTTGACAAGGATGTGGATGTTCCGGCCATGGCGGCTGAATATATGCAGCGGGTCCAGACCATGTACTGCTGCGGCAAGTGTACCCCCGGGAAAAAAGGGACCAAGGTGCTGGCCGATCTGTTGCAGAAGGTGATCAAGGGTGAGGCCAAGCCCGGTGATCTGGATCAGGTGGCTGACCTGAACGCCCTGCTGCAGAACTGCAAGTGTACGCTCTGCCCCAGCTCAACCAAGCCGGTGCTGGATGCCGTAACCTACTACCGCGCCGATTTTGAGGCACTCTGTGATGGCAGCCGCAAGCCCAAAAACGAGCGGTACCTGCACAAGATCACTGCGCCCTGTATGGACAAATGTCCGGCCCATATCGATATCCCCAAGTATGTTGAAGAGATCAAGAACTACCAGTACAGCGATGCACTGGCCACCATCCGTGAGAACATGCCGCTGCCCGCGGTCTGCGGCCGGGTCTGTCCGCACCCCTGCGAGACCGCCTGCCGTCGAAAAAATGTGGATGATGCCATCAATATCATGGTGCTGAAACGCTCTGCCTCCGATTTCGAGTGGATGCACAAGTTGCAGCATCCGGCCAACACGGTGCCGATGAAGGACAAGACCGTCGGTATTGTCGGCGCCGGTCCTGCCGGACTGGCCGCTGCCTACTACCTGGCCCTGCAGGGCTATCGCAGCACCATCTACGAAACCCTGCCGGAAGGTTATGGCGGCGGCATGGTTGCCGTGGGTATTCCGGCCTACCGGATGCCGCGCCACCTGCTGCAGCGTGATATCGACATCATCCAGTCAATGGGGGTTGAGATCGTCTACAACTGCCGCGTTGGCCAGGATATCTCCCTGGCAGAGCTTAAGGCCAAGCATACTGCCGTGTTCCTGGCTCCCGGCGCCCACCGCTCCAAGCCGATGGGGGTTGAAGGGGAGGATGCCGGCTATAAGGGCTTCCTGAAGGGGGGTATCGACTTCCTGCGGGATGCCTACATGCATCGCCCGACCGGTATGGGCAAGAAGGTGGTGGTGGTCGGCGGCGGTAACACGGCCATTGACTGCGTGCGGGTTGCTCTGCGTGAAGGGTGTGAGGCCTCCTATCTGGTCTATCGCCGCTCCCGCAAGGAGATGCCGGCCGATGTCTGGGAAGTTGATGGTGCTGATGAGGAAGGGGTGCAGTTCGAGTTCCAGGTGCTGCCCACCAAGATCATTGCCAATGCCGACAACCAGGTTACCGGTGTTGAGTGCGTGCGGATGGCCCTGGGTGAGCCGGATGCCTCCGGTCGCCGTCGCCCTGAACCGGTGCCCGGCTCTGAGTTCATTATTGAGTGCGATACCGTTATTCCGGCCATCGGCCAGGATATGGACCTGAGCTTTATCCCGCCTGATATGGGAATTGACATCACCAAGTGGAACACTGTGGTCACCAAGTACCTGCCGATCAAAGATGCAGCAGGCAAGGGGCTGAACGACAGCATGGGCAACCCGCTGGTACGCACCCTGATGACTGATTGTGACGGCGTGTTTGCCGGTGGTGACGCCGAGATCGGCCCTCTGACCGTGGTGGCCTGCGTCGGCAATGCCCACCGTGCCGCCAACGTGATGGTGCGTTGGATGGAAGAAGGCAAGGCGTATTTGACTGAACAGGAGATCTTTGAAGACTTGCTGACCTATCTTGGGGTCTACGACAAGAATGAGCCGGTTGCCTGGCTTGATTCTGCTGACCGCGCCAACCAGAAAGAGGTACATGGTCGAGAGCGTGCCTCCAAGGGTAACTATAGCGAGGTTGAGCTCGGCTTTGCCGACTCCGTTGCCCAGGCCGAGGCAGATCGTTGTCTGCGGTGTTACCGCATGGCGATGGTGGCGCTGTAA